From Dethiosulfovibrio salsuginis, the proteins below share one genomic window:
- a CDS encoding bifunctional trypsin-like peptidase domain-containing/SEL1-like repeat protein: MALSKGCFRFTLCLLSCFMVLGGPLYATEIDVLALMEERQRAVANMLEPSILYVLVDDDDSYSMGTAFVVADGFALTNAHVVESAGDILVMSSFQNPVKARVVKKEYSGDTGGNDFALLKFTPSPKLTPVTFTNRVNRMDRVSAWGFPVLVTQFDQSFDDILEGKLKKAPPMVYTEGTVNALVEKNRQMTVIHSAAIAGGNSGGPLVNARGEVVGINTWGYTEEDEGAFVNASIPTERIAPFLQRCGISPQFSRTSSALPQLPPMSLPQVSLPQVNLPEVGQSPSSEISSLKKMAQSGDSDAQAALGAMYYDGEDVPQDTGEAIKWLEKASKGGSLEAKALLGVILIFEEDHSDPNRGLSLLKESSRSDSEGEIFSVLSRVYYDGDIFGIPRDEDESFKWAKKASDKGDADGTAMLAMLYYFGEGVDEDDKKALQLAEKAVKAGSSLGKAVMAWMYYDGVAVKEDLKKALALATDAAEDDEPSAQGLLAYMYFYGYGVKEDHRTAEGWARRAVDQGNEFGWFVLGSLYMDGVVVEKDLPMAWAYLDLANERYVSDAEEALEKLNKRMSSKDLKRAKDIQDRWFTEWGVSRR, translated from the coding sequence TGTTGTCCTGTTTTATGGTGCTCGGTGGGCCCCTCTACGCCACCGAGATCGACGTTTTGGCTCTGATGGAGGAGAGGCAGAGGGCTGTGGCTAATATGCTTGAGCCCAGCATCCTCTACGTATTGGTTGACGACGACGACTCCTACAGCATGGGAACAGCCTTCGTGGTCGCAGACGGCTTTGCCCTGACTAACGCCCATGTGGTAGAGTCCGCCGGAGATATTCTGGTGATGAGCTCCTTTCAAAACCCCGTAAAGGCCAGGGTGGTCAAAAAAGAGTACAGCGGAGACACCGGAGGCAACGACTTCGCCCTGCTCAAGTTCACACCCTCCCCTAAACTGACGCCGGTAACCTTCACCAATAGGGTTAACCGTATGGACCGAGTCAGTGCCTGGGGATTTCCGGTTCTTGTTACCCAGTTTGACCAGAGCTTCGACGACATACTGGAGGGCAAGCTAAAAAAAGCCCCTCCTATGGTCTACACCGAGGGAACGGTCAACGCCCTGGTCGAGAAAAACAGACAGATGACGGTGATACACTCCGCAGCAATAGCAGGAGGAAACAGCGGTGGCCCTCTGGTGAACGCCAGAGGCGAGGTGGTCGGCATAAACACCTGGGGATACACCGAGGAAGACGAAGGGGCATTCGTCAACGCCTCTATTCCAACGGAGCGGATAGCTCCCTTCCTTCAAAGATGCGGGATTTCCCCCCAGTTCTCACGGACGTCTTCTGCACTGCCCCAGCTTCCTCCTATGTCACTCCCTCAGGTGTCTCTTCCACAGGTGAACCTGCCGGAGGTGGGGCAGTCCCCATCGTCGGAGATATCAAGCCTCAAGAAGATGGCCCAGTCCGGCGACAGCGACGCCCAGGCCGCCCTCGGCGCCATGTACTACGACGGAGAGGATGTCCCTCAGGATACCGGTGAGGCCATCAAATGGCTGGAAAAGGCATCAAAAGGGGGTAGCCTTGAGGCGAAGGCCCTGCTAGGGGTCATACTTATATTCGAGGAGGACCACAGCGACCCGAACAGAGGGCTTTCACTGCTTAAAGAGTCCTCCCGTTCTGACTCGGAAGGGGAGATCTTCTCGGTGCTCTCCAGGGTATACTACGACGGAGATATATTCGGAATCCCGAGGGACGAGGATGAATCGTTCAAGTGGGCAAAAAAGGCCTCCGATAAGGGGGACGCCGACGGGACCGCCATGCTTGCCATGCTCTACTACTTCGGCGAGGGAGTGGACGAAGACGATAAAAAAGCCCTCCAGCTGGCGGAAAAGGCGGTTAAGGCCGGAAGCTCCCTGGGCAAAGCGGTTATGGCCTGGATGTACTACGACGGCGTGGCGGTAAAGGAGGACCTTAAAAAAGCCCTGGCGTTGGCCACCGACGCGGCGGAGGACGACGAGCCATCTGCTCAAGGCCTGCTGGCCTACATGTATTTCTACGGCTACGGGGTCAAAGAGGATCACCGCACCGCAGAGGGCTGGGCCAGAAGGGCGGTGGATCAGGGGAACGAGTTTGGCTGGTTCGTCCTGGGATCGCTGTACATGGACGGAGTTGTGGTTGAAAAGGACCTGCCCATGGCCTGGGCCTACCTCGACCTAGCCAACGAGAGATACGTATCCGACGCGGAGGAAGCGCTGGAGAAACTGAATAAAAGGATGTCCTCAAAGGACCTCAAACGGGCCAAGGACATCCAGGACCGCTGGTTCACGGAGTGGGGCGTTTCTAGGCGGTAG